A genomic segment from Micromonospora echinaurantiaca encodes:
- a CDS encoding VanZ family protein has protein sequence MEQAWRDWGGVVLAALAGLPLLVLATAELARRRRDAATAGESWRRSVAEVGALAGTLPWVWMILTPRDAPREVDLVPLRDLADLLTGPAATAVVQVVGNLLVFAALGFFAPVRLPALAGLGRLFLLGAAGSVLVESLQYALDLGRVSSVDDVLLNATGAALAGLLSRRWWAGRWAAAPGRPVAAPATPRG, from the coding sequence GTGGAACAGGCGTGGCGTGACTGGGGCGGCGTGGTGCTCGCCGCGCTGGCCGGGCTGCCGCTGCTGGTCCTGGCCACCGCCGAGCTGGCCCGGCGCCGCCGGGACGCGGCGACCGCCGGTGAGTCCTGGCGTCGCAGCGTGGCCGAGGTGGGCGCGCTGGCCGGCACCCTGCCCTGGGTCTGGATGATCCTCACCCCGCGCGACGCGCCCCGCGAGGTCGACCTGGTGCCGCTGCGCGACCTGGCCGACCTGCTCACCGGGCCGGCGGCCACCGCCGTGGTCCAGGTGGTCGGCAACCTGCTGGTCTTCGCCGCACTGGGCTTCTTCGCCCCGGTACGGCTGCCCGCGCTGGCCGGCCTCGGCCGGCTCTTCCTGCTCGGCGCGGCCGGCTCGGTGCTGGTCGAGTCGCTCCAGTACGCGCTCGACCTCGGCCGGGTCTCCTCGGTCGACGACGTGCTGCTCAACGCGACGGGTGCGGCGCTGGCCGGGCTGCTGTCCCGGCGGTGGTGGGCGGGGCGGTGGGCGGCGGCGCCGGGGCGGCCGGTCGCAGCACCCGCCACGCCGCGAGGGTGA
- a CDS encoding MFS transporter has protein sequence MTAPRLGRDYHLLWSAAVSSRFGDALRTPALALLAATLTRDPRVIAAVTVAAQLPPLLFGLLGGVYADRWDRRRTMAVTDGLRAAVVGGFAVAVAVDRAGVATLLLVAFLLATLGTLFDAAAFALLPAVVPAAALPRANGRLQAGTAVAGGFLGAPAAGVLFAVAAPLPFALDALTFVAAALLVLALSAPPSPRSCTFRPGEPGAKPQNEGHKCKIAGGRRRDQGRRSVWREAADGVRWLRGDRTMWRITVLTAASNLAISGLLAVLVLYALDVLRVPPAGYGGFAAAAVLGGVAGALGAGRLAGWLGTTAALRVVLAAQTVALTAFALARHPVTGGLTLAVFAAGSTVWNSLWASYGQLHVPADLLGRVGAGQRVVGLLTAPVGAALAGLVGAAYGTVPVAAAVAVIFALVTLAAWRVLRPAAPAPPPTAPPTTAGTAARPAPHPSR, from the coding sequence ATGACCGCACCCCGGCTCGGCCGCGACTACCACCTGCTCTGGTCCGCCGCCGTCTCGTCCCGGTTCGGCGACGCCCTGCGTACGCCGGCCCTGGCCCTGCTGGCCGCCACGCTGACCCGGGACCCGCGGGTGATCGCCGCGGTGACCGTCGCCGCCCAGTTGCCGCCGCTGCTGTTCGGCCTGCTCGGCGGCGTGTACGCGGACCGCTGGGACCGGCGCCGGACGATGGCGGTGACGGACGGGCTGCGCGCCGCCGTGGTGGGCGGGTTCGCCGTCGCGGTCGCCGTCGACCGGGCCGGGGTGGCCACGCTCCTGCTGGTCGCGTTCCTGCTCGCCACGCTCGGCACGCTCTTCGACGCCGCCGCGTTCGCGCTGCTCCCGGCGGTGGTGCCGGCGGCCGCCCTGCCCCGGGCGAACGGCCGGTTGCAGGCCGGTACGGCGGTGGCCGGCGGCTTCCTCGGCGCCCCCGCCGCCGGCGTCCTCTTCGCCGTCGCCGCACCGCTGCCGTTCGCCCTGGACGCCCTCACCTTCGTCGCCGCCGCCCTGCTCGTCCTCGCCCTCTCAGCCCCTCCCTCACCGCGATCTTGCACCTTCCGCCCTGGCGAACCGGGCGCAAAGCCGCAGAACGAGGGCCATAAGTGCAAGATCGCGGGAGGGAGGCGGCGGGACCAGGGGCGGCGGTCGGTGTGGCGGGAGGCGGCGGACGGGGTGCGGTGGCTCCGTGGGGATCGCACGATGTGGCGGATCACGGTGCTGACCGCGGCGAGCAACCTGGCGATCAGCGGGCTGCTGGCGGTGCTGGTGCTCTACGCGCTCGACGTGCTGCGGGTGCCGCCGGCCGGGTACGGCGGGTTCGCCGCGGCGGCCGTCCTCGGCGGCGTGGCGGGTGCGCTGGGCGCGGGCCGGCTGGCCGGTTGGCTCGGCACCACCGCCGCCCTGCGGGTGGTGCTCGCCGCGCAGACCGTCGCCCTGACCGCATTCGCGCTGGCCCGGCACCCGGTGACCGGTGGGCTCACGCTGGCCGTCTTCGCCGCCGGCAGCACCGTGTGGAACAGCCTCTGGGCGTCGTACGGGCAGCTCCACGTGCCGGCCGACCTGCTCGGCCGGGTGGGCGCGGGCCAGCGGGTGGTCGGGCTGCTCACCGCACCGGTCGGCGCGGCGCTGGCCGGGCTGGTCGGGGCGGCGTACGGCACGGTGCCGGTGGCGGCGGCGGTGGCGGTGATCTTCGCGCTGGTCACCCTCGCGGCGTGGCGGGTGCTGCGACCGGCCGCCCCGGCGCCGCCGCCCACCGCCCCGCCCACCACCGCCGGGACAGCAGCCCGGCCAGCGCCGCACCCGTCGCGTTGA
- a CDS encoding TetR/AcrR family transcriptional regulator, with the protein MTVEQQARGTNGATGSGRRRSRKDEILEIAVGLFAARGYHGVSMDDIGAAAGVTGPALYHHFAGKEAMLVAALIPVSEGLLAGGRERSAGHPDDPRAALESLIDFHVDFALANPAVIALHLHELDRLPDEPRRRIRRLQRLYVEEWVTVLTALHPGMPDGEARVLAHAAFGLMNSTPFLGGEVDRRRRAELLRGATLAALLAPTPPA; encoded by the coding sequence GTGACGGTGGAGCAGCAGGCACGGGGCACGAACGGAGCCACGGGGTCGGGTCGGCGCCGGTCCCGCAAGGACGAGATCCTGGAGATCGCGGTCGGCCTCTTCGCCGCGCGCGGCTACCACGGCGTCTCGATGGACGACATCGGCGCGGCCGCCGGGGTCACCGGCCCGGCGCTCTACCACCACTTCGCCGGCAAGGAGGCGATGCTGGTCGCCGCGCTGATCCCGGTCAGCGAGGGGCTGCTCGCCGGCGGCCGGGAGCGCTCCGCCGGCCACCCGGACGACCCGCGCGCCGCGCTGGAGTCGTTGATCGACTTCCACGTCGACTTCGCCCTGGCGAATCCGGCGGTGATCGCCCTGCACCTGCACGAGCTGGACCGCCTCCCGGACGAGCCGCGCCGCCGGATCCGCCGGCTCCAGCGGCTCTACGTCGAGGAGTGGGTGACCGTGCTGACCGCGCTGCACCCGGGGATGCCCGACGGCGAGGCGCGGGTGCTGGCCCACGCCGCGTTCGGCCTGATGAACTCCACCCCGTTCCTCGGCGGCGAGGTGGACCGCCGCCGCCGCGCCGAACTCCTCCGCGGCGCCACCCTCGCCGCCCTCCTGGCCCCCACCCCTCCCGCCTGA
- a CDS encoding acetyl-CoA carboxylase biotin carboxylase subunit — MIESLLVANRGEIARRIIRTARRLGVRAIAVHSEADAGLPFVTEADEAVCVGPANPAQSYRNVEAILAAAKSTGAQAIHPGYGFLSENADFARTVEASGLIWVGPGADAISAMGDKINARNLMAAAGVPVAPGTTDPAADLDAAVAAAAEIGYPVMVKAAAGGGGMGMGVANDEAALRTEYDKVRSFAERMFGDGSVLIERYFPRVRHVEVQILGLAGGRVVALGERECSVQRRNQKLVEESPSPAVSPELRERFLAAAVRAGEAVGYRNAGTVECLLDPATQEFFFLEMNTRLQVEHPVTELVYGVDLVEEQLRVAAGLAPTFDPDALAPRGHAIELRINAEDPKRFLPGPGAISTWNEPAGEGVRVDSGYVAGNTVTPFYDSLMAKLIVSGPSRAEAIERARAAVAQFEVAGPKCNLPFFAELLENEEFLSGNYDTGIVGRMR; from the coding sequence ATGATCGAGTCGCTGCTGGTCGCCAACCGGGGCGAGATCGCCCGTCGGATCATCCGTACCGCCAGGCGGCTCGGCGTCCGCGCGATCGCGGTGCACTCGGAGGCCGACGCCGGCCTGCCGTTCGTGACCGAGGCCGACGAGGCGGTCTGTGTGGGCCCGGCCAACCCGGCCCAGAGCTACCGCAACGTCGAGGCCATCCTCGCCGCCGCCAAGTCGACCGGCGCGCAGGCCATCCACCCCGGCTACGGCTTCCTGTCGGAGAACGCCGACTTCGCCCGTACCGTCGAGGCGAGCGGGCTGATCTGGGTCGGACCCGGCGCGGACGCGATCAGCGCGATGGGCGACAAGATCAACGCCCGGAACCTGATGGCGGCGGCCGGCGTGCCGGTGGCGCCCGGCACCACCGACCCGGCGGCCGACCTGGACGCGGCGGTCGCCGCGGCGGCGGAGATCGGCTACCCGGTGATGGTCAAGGCGGCGGCCGGCGGCGGGGGCATGGGCATGGGCGTGGCGAACGACGAGGCCGCGCTGCGCACCGAGTACGACAAGGTGCGCTCGTTCGCCGAGCGGATGTTCGGCGACGGCTCGGTGCTGATCGAGCGGTACTTCCCCCGGGTGCGCCACGTTGAGGTGCAGATCCTCGGCCTGGCCGGCGGCCGGGTGGTGGCCCTGGGCGAGCGGGAGTGCTCGGTGCAGCGGCGCAACCAGAAGCTGGTCGAGGAGTCGCCGTCGCCGGCGGTCTCGCCGGAGCTGCGCGAGCGCTTCCTGGCGGCGGCCGTGCGGGCCGGTGAGGCGGTCGGCTACCGCAACGCGGGCACGGTGGAGTGCCTGCTCGACCCGGCCACGCAGGAGTTCTTCTTCCTGGAGATGAACACCCGGCTCCAGGTCGAGCACCCGGTCACCGAGCTGGTCTACGGGGTCGACCTGGTCGAGGAGCAGCTGCGGGTCGCCGCCGGGCTGGCCCCGACCTTCGACCCGGACGCGCTCGCACCGCGCGGGCACGCCATCGAGCTGCGGATCAACGCCGAGGACCCGAAGCGCTTCCTGCCCGGCCCGGGTGCGATCAGCACCTGGAACGAGCCGGCCGGCGAGGGCGTGCGGGTCGATTCCGGCTACGTCGCCGGCAACACGGTCACCCCGTTCTACGACAGCCTGATGGCCAAGCTGATCGTCAGCGGCCCCAGCCGGGCCGAGGCGATCGAGCGGGCCCGGGCCGCGGTGGCCCAGTTCGAGGTCGCCGGCCCGAAGTGCAACCTCCCCTTCTTCGCCGAGCTGCTGGAGAACGAGGAGTTCCTCTCCGGCAACTACGACACCGGCATAGTGGGCCGGATGCGCTGA
- a CDS encoding hydroxymethylglutaryl-CoA lyase, which translates to MTSLPNFVSIREVGPRDGLQNEEPIPTDAKVRLLDALSGTGVRRIEAVSFVHPKAIPQMADADEVWQRAAKADGVRYSALVPNTRGAQRALAAGFTEIEVVVSASDTHNRRNVNRSTEESLDDIAELIDLLHGAGAQAEVIIATSFGCPYEGDTDPARVAAIVDRVVRDGADRVAFGDTTGMGTPRRVRDLLTAVRDRNAHIPVLLHFHNTRGTALANLLTALELGVTEFDASVGGLGGCPYAPGASGNLATEEAVHMLHDMGIDTGIDLDALVEVAELAEELIGKKLPSGVLRAGPRTRLTPLPS; encoded by the coding sequence ATGACGAGCCTGCCGAACTTCGTGTCGATCCGGGAGGTCGGGCCGCGCGACGGACTGCAGAACGAGGAGCCGATCCCGACCGACGCCAAGGTGCGCCTGCTCGACGCGCTCTCGGGCACCGGCGTGCGGCGGATCGAGGCGGTGTCGTTCGTGCACCCGAAGGCGATCCCGCAGATGGCCGACGCCGATGAGGTGTGGCAGCGGGCCGCCAAGGCCGACGGGGTGCGCTACTCGGCGCTGGTCCCGAACACCCGGGGCGCACAGCGTGCCCTGGCCGCCGGGTTCACCGAGATCGAGGTGGTGGTCTCGGCCAGCGACACGCACAACCGGCGCAACGTGAACCGGTCCACCGAGGAGTCGCTGGACGACATCGCCGAGCTGATCGACCTGCTGCACGGCGCCGGCGCGCAGGCCGAGGTGATCATCGCGACCAGCTTCGGCTGCCCGTACGAGGGGGACACCGACCCGGCCCGGGTGGCCGCCATCGTGGACCGGGTGGTCCGCGACGGCGCGGACCGGGTGGCGTTCGGCGACACCACCGGCATGGGCACTCCGCGCCGGGTCCGCGACCTGCTGACCGCGGTACGCGACCGCAACGCGCACATCCCCGTGCTGCTGCACTTCCACAACACCCGGGGCACCGCGCTGGCCAACCTGCTGACCGCGCTGGAACTGGGGGTGACCGAGTTCGACGCCAGCGTCGGTGGCCTCGGTGGCTGCCCGTACGCGCCGGGGGCCAGCGGCAACCTGGCCACCGAGGAGGCGGTGCACATGCTGCACGACATGGGCATCGACACCGGGATCGACCTGGACGCCCTGGTCGAGGTGGCCGAGCTGGCCGAGGAACTGATCGGCAAGAAGCTGCCGAGCGGCGTCCTGCGCGCCGGTCCCCGTACCCGCCTCACCCCGCTCCCGTCCTGA
- a CDS encoding acyl-CoA carboxylase subunit beta has product MTLDGEALEQLRKRARAGGADKYHAANAAKGKLFARERVALLVDEGSFVEDGLYANAMAEGLPADGVVTGTATIDGRPVCLMANDSTVKAGSWGARTVEKIIRIIERAYSTGVPMVYLVDSAGARITDQVELFPGRRGAGKIFWNQVRASGSIPQVCALFGPSAAGGAYIPAFCDVVAMVDGNASMYLGSDRMVEMVTGEKTTLEAMGGAKVHCAESGVGHFLCKTEADALDVVRRYLSYLPANWTQAPPAAEAVPAPEKADLAALVPASERQAFDMRRYVKGLLDEGSFFEIQALWAKELTIGFGRLNGEVVGVVGNNSMFKGGVLFVDSADKATRFVQLCDAFNVPLLFLSDVPGFMVGSAVEKQGIIRHGAKMITAISEATVPKICVVVRKAYGAGLYAMAGPGFEPDATIALPTAKIAVMGAEAAVNAVYANKIAAIEDEAERAAFVTAKREEYERDIDIVRLASELVVDAIVEPHELRAELVRRFAAARHKERHFSRRRHGVTPV; this is encoded by the coding sequence GTGACGCTCGACGGTGAGGCACTGGAGCAGCTGCGCAAGCGGGCCCGGGCCGGCGGTGCGGACAAGTACCACGCGGCGAACGCCGCCAAGGGCAAGCTCTTCGCCCGGGAGCGGGTGGCGCTCCTGGTCGACGAGGGCAGCTTCGTCGAGGACGGCCTCTACGCCAACGCGATGGCCGAGGGGCTGCCCGCCGACGGCGTGGTGACCGGCACCGCCACCATCGACGGCCGCCCGGTCTGCCTGATGGCCAACGACTCCACGGTCAAGGCCGGCAGCTGGGGCGCGCGTACCGTCGAGAAGATCATCCGGATCATCGAGCGGGCCTATTCGACCGGCGTGCCGATGGTCTACCTGGTCGACTCGGCCGGCGCCCGGATCACCGACCAGGTCGAGCTCTTCCCCGGCCGGCGCGGCGCCGGCAAGATCTTCTGGAACCAGGTACGCGCCTCCGGCTCGATCCCGCAGGTCTGCGCCCTGTTCGGGCCGAGCGCGGCCGGTGGGGCGTACATCCCGGCGTTCTGCGACGTGGTGGCCATGGTCGACGGCAACGCCAGCATGTACCTCGGCTCCGACCGGATGGTCGAGATGGTCACCGGCGAGAAGACCACGCTGGAGGCGATGGGCGGGGCGAAGGTGCACTGCGCCGAGTCCGGCGTCGGGCACTTCCTCTGCAAGACCGAGGCCGACGCGCTCGACGTGGTGAGGCGCTACCTGTCGTACCTGCCGGCGAACTGGACGCAGGCCCCGCCGGCCGCCGAGGCCGTGCCCGCGCCGGAGAAGGCCGATCTGGCCGCGCTGGTGCCGGCGAGCGAGCGGCAGGCGTTCGACATGCGGCGGTACGTCAAGGGCCTGCTCGACGAGGGTTCCTTCTTCGAGATCCAGGCGCTCTGGGCCAAGGAGCTGACCATCGGCTTCGGCCGGCTGAACGGCGAGGTCGTCGGCGTGGTCGGCAACAACTCGATGTTCAAGGGCGGTGTGCTCTTCGTCGACTCGGCCGACAAGGCGACCCGGTTCGTGCAGCTCTGCGACGCGTTCAACGTGCCGCTGCTCTTCCTGAGCGACGTACCCGGCTTCATGGTCGGCAGCGCGGTGGAGAAGCAGGGCATCATCCGGCACGGCGCCAAGATGATCACCGCGATCTCCGAGGCCACCGTGCCGAAGATCTGCGTGGTGGTCCGCAAGGCGTACGGCGCCGGCCTCTACGCGATGGCCGGCCCCGGCTTCGAGCCGGACGCCACCATCGCGCTGCCCACCGCCAAGATCGCGGTGATGGGCGCCGAGGCGGCGGTGAACGCGGTCTACGCCAACAAGATCGCGGCGATCGAGGACGAGGCCGAGCGGGCCGCCTTCGTCACCGCCAAGCGCGAGGAGTACGAGCGGGACATCGACATCGTCCGGCTCGCCAGCGAGCTGGTGGTGGACGCGATCGTCGAGCCGCACGAACTGCGCGCCGAGCTGGTCCGTCGGTTCGCCGCGGCCCGGCACAAGGAACGGCACTTCTCCCGGCGCCGGCACGGCGTCACCCCGGTCTGA
- a CDS encoding acyl-CoA dehydrogenase family protein — MDFRLTEEQEALRESVREFAREVVAPVIAEHYEKHTFPYEVIRQMGKMGLFGLPFPEEHGGMGGDYFALCLALEELARVDSSVAITLEAAVSLGAMPIYRFGTDEQRAQWLPKLLSGEALAGFGLTEPGFGSDAGGTQTRAVLDESTNEWVINGSKAFITNSGTDITALVTVTAVTGTRPDGSKELSTIIVPSGTPGFSVAPGYSKVGWTASDTHELTFDDCRVPAANLLGERGRGFAQFLRILDEGRIAIAALAVGLAQGCVDESIKYAKERHAFGQPIGNYQAIQFKIADMEMKAHTARLAYYDAAARMLAGEPFKRQAAIAKLHASTVAVDNAREATQIHGGYGFMNEYPVARFWRDAKILEIGEGTSEVQRMVISRDLGL; from the coding sequence ATGGACTTCCGGCTCACCGAGGAGCAAGAGGCGCTGCGGGAGAGCGTGCGGGAATTCGCCCGCGAGGTGGTCGCCCCGGTCATCGCCGAGCACTACGAGAAGCACACCTTCCCGTACGAGGTGATCCGGCAGATGGGCAAGATGGGGCTCTTCGGGCTCCCCTTCCCCGAGGAGCACGGCGGGATGGGCGGCGACTACTTCGCCCTCTGCCTGGCCCTGGAGGAGCTGGCCCGGGTCGACTCCAGCGTGGCGATCACGCTGGAGGCGGCGGTCTCGCTGGGCGCCATGCCGATCTACCGGTTCGGTACCGACGAGCAGCGGGCGCAGTGGCTGCCGAAGCTGCTCAGCGGCGAGGCGCTGGCCGGCTTCGGGCTGACCGAGCCGGGCTTCGGCTCGGACGCGGGCGGCACCCAGACGCGGGCCGTGCTGGACGAGTCGACCAACGAGTGGGTGATCAACGGCTCCAAGGCGTTCATCACCAACTCGGGCACCGACATCACCGCCCTGGTCACGGTCACCGCGGTCACCGGTACCCGGCCGGACGGCAGCAAGGAACTCTCCACCATCATCGTCCCCTCCGGCACGCCGGGCTTCAGCGTCGCGCCGGGCTACTCCAAGGTCGGCTGGACCGCCTCGGACACCCACGAGCTGACCTTCGACGACTGCCGGGTGCCGGCGGCCAACCTGCTCGGCGAGCGGGGCCGGGGCTTCGCCCAGTTCCTGCGCATCCTCGACGAGGGACGGATCGCCATCGCCGCGCTCGCCGTCGGTCTCGCCCAGGGCTGCGTCGACGAGTCGATCAAGTACGCCAAGGAGCGGCACGCCTTCGGCCAGCCGATCGGGAACTACCAGGCGATCCAGTTCAAGATCGCCGACATGGAGATGAAGGCGCACACCGCCAGGCTGGCCTACTACGACGCCGCCGCCCGGATGCTCGCCGGTGAGCCGTTCAAGCGGCAGGCGGCCATCGCCAAGCTGCACGCCAGCACTGTCGCGGTGGACAACGCGCGGGAGGCCACCCAGATCCACGGCGGCTACGGCTTCATGAACGAGTACCCGGTGGCCCGGTTCTGGCGGGACGCCAAGATCCTGGAGATCGGCGAGGGCACCTCCGAGGTGCAGCGGATGGTCATCTCCCGCGACCTCGGGCTCTGA
- a CDS encoding ATP-binding protein, translating into MNADRDPALSSGRPTLAELLRRHRLAAGLTQAELASRAGVGVRTVRDLERGRSARPQRTTVELLAGALALAGPARSAFLAAARPAAPADPAEASGGAEPAADAGPNALPPPAELIGRDRDLAELAGLLTDDRGPRLVSLVGLAGVGKTALALAAAHAAAGSHPAGVAGVLIGEGSDAADVLAASVAVFGVARLPELAARVDGRPALLLMDAVERAPDAVAEALHRLAATVPSLRVLVTGRHPVGLPGERVRPVAPLDVPPPGRERAGPAALAGYPAVALFTARLAQVRREPPGPIELPALAALVRRLGGLPLAIELMAARGRILDLNELLDRYGDRVLDLATGPADRPGWEADPGRSEGTRAAVAMTLRDAVATSYRLLAADERAALRRLAVFGNRWSVELADEMLADEADRDGAVAVDPVPLLDRLVEIGLLSVRGTGQFRFRLLDAVRDFAIEQAAGTGELTAIRRRHAQVIARLVTRTATDLVGANLPAAVHRLDEVSGDISSALTHAAVDDPLTALRLAAGLTRWWRFRGRDVAGRQWLCRLLADPRTADADPVLRAWALLGVARLAAEHGRGAEELPAARAALAAFREAGDVTGELEARTVLCALLIATGGHDEGRAQTEAVLKLATRNGRTRDMAVAQNNLAWHEIRVGDLPAARRRLAAVDRLAAQAGEQRLRVLARANLAEVARLAGRYADAVDQGRQVVAALTGLGDPGHRRRVLGTVGLALAQDGRSAEAGEVLAELRSAPASGGGSGPRPEDGICALIEGNLALHRGDRELAAEWFAAAAEAGVDGQDRRDVVEALVGLAASTADHGVLDRLDRVCRESGIRLLPQEEGLLYALAEARSGTAGPDAVGAGAGDETGVRVPRQRGTGVARARKPPVTPRSSPAPSPPGGSPWQED; encoded by the coding sequence ATGAACGCGGACCGTGATCCTGCGCTGAGCTCCGGTCGCCCGACCCTGGCGGAACTGCTGCGCCGGCACCGGCTCGCCGCCGGCCTCACCCAGGCCGAGCTGGCGTCCCGGGCCGGCGTCGGTGTGCGTACCGTTCGCGACCTGGAGCGGGGCCGCTCGGCGCGGCCGCAGCGGACCACCGTGGAGCTGCTCGCCGGCGCGCTGGCCCTGGCCGGGCCGGCCCGCTCGGCGTTCCTCGCTGCCGCCCGGCCAGCGGCGCCGGCCGACCCGGCCGAGGCGTCCGGTGGCGCCGAGCCCGCCGCCGACGCCGGCCCGAACGCCCTGCCGCCACCGGCCGAGCTGATCGGGCGGGACCGCGACCTGGCCGAGCTGGCCGGACTGCTCACGGACGACCGTGGCCCCCGGCTGGTGAGCCTGGTCGGGCTGGCCGGCGTCGGCAAGACCGCGCTGGCCCTGGCCGCCGCCCACGCAGCCGCCGGCAGCCATCCCGCCGGGGTGGCCGGGGTGCTGATCGGGGAGGGGTCGGACGCGGCCGACGTGCTGGCCGCGTCGGTGGCGGTCTTCGGCGTCGCTCGGCTGCCGGAACTCGCCGCCCGGGTCGACGGCCGGCCCGCCCTGCTGCTGATGGACGCGGTCGAGCGCGCCCCGGACGCGGTGGCCGAGGCGCTGCACCGGCTCGCCGCCACGGTGCCGTCGCTGCGTGTGCTGGTCACCGGCCGGCACCCGGTGGGCCTTCCGGGCGAGCGGGTACGCCCGGTGGCGCCGCTCGACGTACCCCCGCCGGGCAGGGAGCGGGCCGGGCCCGCCGCGCTCGCGGGTTACCCGGCGGTGGCGCTGTTCACCGCCCGGTTGGCCCAGGTACGCCGGGAGCCGCCCGGCCCGATCGAGCTGCCGGCGCTGGCCGCGCTGGTACGGCGGCTCGGCGGGCTGCCGCTGGCCATCGAGCTGATGGCCGCCCGCGGCCGGATCCTCGACCTCAACGAACTGCTCGACCGGTACGGCGACCGGGTCCTCGACCTGGCCACCGGCCCGGCCGACCGGCCAGGCTGGGAGGCGGACCCGGGCCGGTCGGAGGGCACCCGGGCGGCGGTGGCGATGACCCTGCGGGACGCGGTGGCCACCAGCTACCGGCTGCTCGCCGCGGACGAGCGGGCGGCGCTGCGCCGGCTCGCCGTGTTCGGCAACCGGTGGTCGGTCGAGCTGGCCGATGAGATGCTCGCCGACGAGGCCGACCGGGACGGCGCGGTCGCCGTCGACCCGGTGCCGCTGCTCGACCGGCTGGTCGAGATCGGGCTGCTGAGCGTGCGGGGCACCGGCCAGTTCCGGTTCCGGCTGCTCGACGCGGTCCGGGACTTCGCCATCGAGCAGGCCGCCGGCACCGGCGAGCTGACCGCGATCCGCCGCCGGCACGCCCAGGTGATCGCCCGGCTGGTGACGCGCACCGCCACCGATCTGGTCGGGGCGAACCTGCCCGCCGCCGTGCACCGGCTGGACGAGGTGAGCGGCGACATCAGCTCCGCGCTGACGCACGCCGCGGTCGACGACCCGCTGACCGCGCTGCGCCTGGCCGCCGGACTGACCCGTTGGTGGCGGTTCCGGGGACGCGACGTCGCCGGGCGGCAGTGGCTGTGCCGGCTGCTCGCCGACCCGCGTACCGCCGACGCCGATCCGGTGCTGCGGGCGTGGGCGCTGCTCGGCGTGGCCCGGCTCGCCGCCGAGCACGGCCGTGGCGCCGAGGAGCTGCCGGCGGCCCGGGCCGCGCTGGCCGCGTTCCGCGAGGCCGGCGACGTGACCGGGGAGCTGGAGGCGCGGACGGTGCTCTGCGCGCTGCTGATCGCCACCGGCGGGCACGACGAGGGCCGGGCGCAGACCGAGGCGGTGCTGAAGTTGGCCACCCGCAACGGGCGCACCCGGGACATGGCGGTGGCCCAGAACAACCTCGCCTGGCATGAGATCCGGGTGGGCGACCTGCCCGCCGCCCGGCGCCGGCTGGCCGCCGTCGACCGGCTCGCCGCGCAGGCCGGGGAGCAGCGGCTGCGGGTGCTCGCCCGGGCCAACCTGGCCGAGGTGGCCCGCCTCGCCGGCCGGTACGCGGACGCGGTCGACCAGGGTCGCCAGGTGGTGGCGGCGCTGACCGGGCTGGGTGACCCGGGACACCGGCGTCGGGTGCTCGGCACGGTGGGTCTGGCGCTCGCCCAGGACGGCCGGTCGGCGGAGGCGGGCGAGGTGCTCGCCGAGCTGCGCTCCGCCCCGGCGTCCGGGGGCGGCTCGGGGCCGCGACCGGAGGACGGCATCTGCGCGTTGATCGAGGGGAACCTGGCCCTGCACCGGGGTGACCGGGAGTTGGCAGCGGAGTGGTTCGCCGCCGCGGCGGAGGCCGGCGTCGACGGCCAGGACCGGCGGGACGTGGTGGAGGCGCTGGTCGGGCTGGCCGCCAGCACGGCAGACCACGGCGTGCTCGACCGGCTCGACCGGGTCTGCCGGGAGAGCGGCATCCGACTGCTGCCACAGGAGGAGGGGCTGCTGTACGCGCTGGCCGAGGCGCGCAGTGGGACGGCCGGGCCGGACGCCGTCGGGGCCGGTGCCGGGGACGAGACCGGGGTCCGGGTGCCGCGGCAACGCGGGACCGGGGTGGCGCGGGCGAGGAAGCCCCCTGTTACCCCTCGCTCTTCGCCCGCGCCGTCACCCCCCGGTGGGTCCCCGTGGCAGGAAGATTAG
- a CDS encoding MarR family winged helix-turn-helix transcriptional regulator yields MNQNVFDDPRITAVGLLFEAHAGLSARFSAQFEEHGLSSVEFEVLTRLARSPGNQLRMTDLAAQTSLSTSGVTRVVDRMERDGLLTRRACPSDRRSSYAVVTAAGLQRLDETLPGHLRIIEQWFTGQLDPDALHALLDGLRRVRDAVHPGATAGSTTVPVESAAAPTGC; encoded by the coding sequence GTGAACCAGAACGTGTTCGACGACCCTCGGATCACCGCAGTCGGCCTCCTCTTCGAGGCGCACGCCGGGCTGTCGGCCCGGTTCTCCGCGCAATTCGAGGAACACGGCCTGTCGTCGGTCGAGTTCGAGGTGCTGACCCGGCTCGCCCGCTCACCCGGCAACCAACTGCGGATGACCGACCTGGCCGCGCAGACGTCCCTGTCCACCAGCGGGGTCACCCGGGTGGTGGACCGGATGGAGCGCGACGGCCTGCTGACCCGGCGCGCCTGCCCCTCCGACCGGCGCAGCTCGTACGCCGTGGTCACCGCCGCCGGCCTGCAGCGGCTCGACGAGACGCTCCCCGGCCACCTGCGCATCATCGAGCAGTGGTTCACCGGCCAGCTCGACCCGGACGCGCTGCACGCCCTGCTCGACGGCCTGCGCCGGGTGCGCGACGCCGTCCACCCCGGCGCCACCGCGGGCAGCACCACGGTGCCCGTGGAGTCCGCGGCGGCCCCGACGGGCTGCTGA